A segment of the bacterium genome:
ATTTGTGGGTATGGTAAGCATTCAGCAGACGAATTTTGACATAACAAATCCTCCAAAATTTATTGGAGGCGGACAGAAAATTTCTTTATCTTTTGAAATAGGTACAGTTGCAAAAAATTACATGTTCAGTTTTACAGAACCATATTTATTTGATAGACCCATTTATATCGGACCTGATATTTACAGATTGGAAAGAAACTGGGATGACTGGGATACAACTTCTACTGGTTTTGATCTGCGGATTGGCAGAAAATGGGAAAATTTTAATCTTGGATTTAAATTATTGAGTGAAAATGTAAACCTTTATGACATACAAATACCCTCTATAATTTCTCAGGAGGGCAAAAAGAGAAAAAATAGTATTACAACATATCTTACATATTCTAATCTTGATAGTGACATGTTCCCAACAAAAGGAGATAAAGTTAGGTTGTCTTTAGAATATGCAGGACTTGGAGGAGATATTGATTTTACAAAAACAACCTTGGAAAATAATTTTTATTATCCATTGAAAAATTTTATATTTCACAGTAAGACAATGGTTGGATATATAAATAAAGATTATGACGAAATACCAATTTACGAAAGATTTTTTGGAGGAGGGATTGGAACAGTCAGAGGTTATGTAGAGAGAAGTTTAGGACCAAAAGAAATAGATTCAGAAGGAGTTGTTCATTATCTGGGAGGAAAATTTATTTTTGCACAAAATTTTGAAATGATGTATCCTTTATATAAAGACGTTTTATATGGAATAGGTTTTTTTGATATAGGTAATGTAGATAAGGACTGGAGTTTTAGTAATTTAAAGAAAGGTATAGGAGCGGGAATAAGAGTAAATATTCCATTTTTCAACGCTCCAGTTGAAATATATTACGGTTATGCACTTGATGCTGAAGAAGGAGAACCGAAAGGCAGAATTCATATAGGAATGAGTTTTGGTTTTTAAAAAGAAAGGAGGAAAGTAAAGTGAAAAAGATTTTAGTTTTTTTGGGTTTTATGTGTATGGGATTGCTGGCTCAGAGCGGGAAAATAGGATATGTGGATATTAAGAAGGTTTTTGATAATTATGATGAAGCAAAGAAAACAGAAGAGAAGTTTAAGAAGGAGATTGACGAAGCACAGAAAAATCTTGACAAATTGCAGGATGAAGTAAAAAAAATGCAGGAGGATTATGAAAAAAAGAAAAGCATGATGAAACCGGAAGAGCAGACAAAAAAGGAGAATGAGATAAAGGCAAAAGTACAGGAATTATCAAAGAAATGGATGGAAACAAAGCAAAAACTTGATGATAGGGGAAAAGAACTTGAAAATCAGATATTTGAAGATATCAAAAAAGCAATAGCTGACTATGCAAAGAAGAATGGTTTTTCTATGGTAGTTGACTCAAGATTGATTCTTTACGGAGAAAGTGCGGTTGATTTAACTGATGAAGTTATAAAACTCATAAATAAAAAATGAATATGAAAGCTAAAGAAGTTGCAAAAATAATAGATGGAAAAGTTATAGGTGATGAAAATATAACTATTACAGGTGTTTCCGGTATAAAAGAAGCAAAACAAGGGGATTTAACTTTTATAGCAAACAAAAAATATAAAAATCTTCTTTACACGACAAAGGCATCTGCTGTAATAGTTGGACCTGATATAAATAATTCTGTAAGTACAACTTTAATTCAGGTAGAAAATCCTTCAATTGCTTTTGCAAAAATTATGTCTCTTGTAGGTCCAGAACCTATAGTTTTTCCTTCTGGTATCCATCCAACAGCAATAATAGGAAAAAATGTTTTTCTTGGAAAGGATGTATCAATTCAACCCTATGCAGTAATAGAGGATTATGTAAAAATAGGTGATAGAACTGTAATCGGAGCAGGTGTTTACATCGGACATTATACAGAAATTGGCTATGATTGTTTGATTTATCCAAAAGTTGTTATAAGAGAAAGGATTAAAATAGGGAATAGAGTCATAATACATCCTGGAACAGTTATAGGTGGAGATGGATTTGGTTTTGCAACAGTCAAAGGAGTTCATCATAAAATTCCTCAAATAGGAACTGTTGAAATAGGCGATGATGTTGAAATTGGTTCAAATGTTACAATTGATAGAGCAAGATTTGATAAGACATACATAGGAAATGGAGTGAAAATAGATAACCTTGTCCAGATTGCCCATAATGTTTATATAGGTGATAATTCAATCATTGTTGCTCAGGTGGGTATTTCTGGAAGTACTGTAATAGGTAAAAATGTAATAATTGCAGGTCAGGCAGGTATAATAGGGCATATAACAGTTGGAGATAATGCAGTAATAGGAGGTAAAGCAGGGGTTACAAAAAATGTTCCTCCAAATACCCATGTTACAGGTTTTCCTGCAAGAGAAAAATGGGAAGATATGAGATTTCAGGCATATATGAGAAAGATTCCTGAATTAATAGAGAAAATCAAAGAACTTGAAGAAAAAATTGAAAAATTAGAAAAGAAAAATGGATAAATTTCAGAAAACGATTGAAAAAGAAGTGGGTATTGATGGGGTGGGACTCCATACAGGTGAAAAAAGCAGGATTATTTTAAAACCTGCTCCACCAAATACAGGTATTATATTTATAAGAAAAGACATAGAAGATAGTGAACCAATAAAAGTTGATATAGAAAATCTCCTTGATACAAACAAATTCCCAAGAAGAACATCAATTGGTAATGAAAAACTTCAAATCCATACAATAGAACATTTACTTTCAGCACTTTATGCCATGGAGATTGATAATATTTTTGTTGAAATTTATGGAAGTGAGTGTCCCGGTCTTGATGGAAGTTGTGTTGGATTTGTTGATTTGATAAAAAAGGGAGGAATAAGGGAATATCAGGAAGAAAAAGATGTATTTTATTTAAAGGAGCCAATTTACATTTCAGAAAACAGTTCTCATATAATTGCTCTTCCATCTAAGGAATTCAGGATTTCCTATACACTTGATTATCCAAATACTCTTATAAATTCTCAATTCGCCTCATTTGTTATTAATCCAGAAATCTATGAAAAAGAAATATCTCCTGCAAGGACCTTTTGTCTTAAAGAAGAAATTGATGTATTGAGAAATATGGGACTGGGTAAAGGTTCTACATATCAAAATACACTAATTATTGATAAAGATAAAGTTATAAACAACGAATTCCGATTTCAGGATGAACCGGTAAGACATAAAATTTCTGACCTGATAGGAGATATTGCCTTGCTTGGGAAATATCTTTTTGCACATATTATCGGAATTAAGAGTGGTCATTCAATAAATACAAAATTAATAAGAAAAATAAAAGAACTTATAAGAAAAGAAAAAATAAGTGGAGTTGCTTCTCCTGTTTATGCTACCGTTTCAAGTACTCAACTTGAAATTGAAGATATAGAAAAAGTAATTCCTCATAGATATCCTTTCTTACTCATTGATAAAATACTGGAAATTAACGAAAATAAAGCAGTTGGTATAAAAAATGTCACCATAAATGAATGGTTTTTTGAAGGACATTTCCCTGGTAAACCTATTATGCCCGGTGTTTTAATAATTGAAGCGATGGCGCAGGTTGGTGGTGTTCTGATGTTAAGTAAAGAAGAAAATAAAGGGAAACTTGCCTATTTTA
Coding sequences within it:
- a CDS encoding bifunctional UDP-3-O-[3-hydroxymyristoyl] N-acetylglucosamine deacetylase/3-hydroxyacyl-ACP dehydratase; this encodes MDKFQKTIEKEVGIDGVGLHTGEKSRIILKPAPPNTGIIFIRKDIEDSEPIKVDIENLLDTNKFPRRTSIGNEKLQIHTIEHLLSALYAMEIDNIFVEIYGSECPGLDGSCVGFVDLIKKGGIREYQEEKDVFYLKEPIYISENSSHIIALPSKEFRISYTLDYPNTLINSQFASFVINPEIYEKEISPARTFCLKEEIDVLRNMGLGKGSTYQNTLIIDKDKVINNEFRFQDEPVRHKISDLIGDIALLGKYLFAHIIGIKSGHSINTKLIRKIKELIRKEKISGVASPVYATVSSTQLEIEDIEKVIPHRYPFLLIDKILEINENKAVGIKNVTINEWFFEGHFPGKPIMPGVLIIEAMAQVGGVLMLSKEENKGKLAYFMSVDRVKFRRTVRPGDQLILEVEVVKLKSKVGQIQGRAYVDGKIAAEALLMFTVVEP
- the lpxD gene encoding UDP-3-O-(3-hydroxymyristoyl)glucosamine N-acyltransferase codes for the protein MKAKEVAKIIDGKVIGDENITITGVSGIKEAKQGDLTFIANKKYKNLLYTTKASAVIVGPDINNSVSTTLIQVENPSIAFAKIMSLVGPEPIVFPSGIHPTAIIGKNVFLGKDVSIQPYAVIEDYVKIGDRTVIGAGVYIGHYTEIGYDCLIYPKVVIRERIKIGNRVIIHPGTVIGGDGFGFATVKGVHHKIPQIGTVEIGDDVEIGSNVTIDRARFDKTYIGNGVKIDNLVQIAHNVYIGDNSIIVAQVGISGSTVIGKNVIIAGQAGIIGHITVGDNAVIGGKAGVTKNVPPNTHVTGFPAREKWEDMRFQAYMRKIPELIEKIKELEEKIEKLEKKNG
- a CDS encoding OmpH family outer membrane protein, which gives rise to MKKILVFLGFMCMGLLAQSGKIGYVDIKKVFDNYDEAKKTEEKFKKEIDEAQKNLDKLQDEVKKMQEDYEKKKSMMKPEEQTKKENEIKAKVQELSKKWMETKQKLDDRGKELENQIFEDIKKAIADYAKKNGFSMVVDSRLILYGESAVDLTDEVIKLINKK
- a CDS encoding BamA/TamA family outer membrane protein, encoding FVGMVSIQQTNFDITNPPKFIGGGQKISLSFEIGTVAKNYMFSFTEPYLFDRPIYIGPDIYRLERNWDDWDTTSTGFDLRIGRKWENFNLGFKLLSENVNLYDIQIPSIISQEGKKRKNSITTYLTYSNLDSDMFPTKGDKVRLSLEYAGLGGDIDFTKTTLENNFYYPLKNFIFHSKTMVGYINKDYDEIPIYERFFGGGIGTVRGYVERSLGPKEIDSEGVVHYLGGKFIFAQNFEMMYPLYKDVLYGIGFFDIGNVDKDWSFSNLKKGIGAGIRVNIPFFNAPVEIYYGYALDAEEGEPKGRIHIGMSFGF